One Hordeum vulgare subsp. vulgare chromosome 4H, MorexV3_pseudomolecules_assembly, whole genome shotgun sequence DNA window includes the following coding sequences:
- the LOC123446400 gene encoding integumentary mucin C.1-like, protein TTTTTTTTTTTTTTTTTTTTTTTTTTTTTTTTTTTTKTTTTTTIPPPPPTTTTPAPAPAPPPPPPPPTTTTTKTTTTTTTTTTRTITTTITTKTTTTTKTTTTTTTTTTTTTTTTTTTTTTTTTTTTTTKTTTTTTTTTTTTTTTSSSTTTTTT, encoded by the exons acaacaacaacaacaacaacaacaacaacaacaacaacaacaacaacaacaacaacaacgacaacaacaacaacaacaacaacaacaacaacaacaacaacaacaacaaaaactacaacaacaacaacaataccaccaccaccaccaacaacaacaacaccagcaccagcaccagcaccaccaccaccaccaccaccaccaacaacaacaacaacaaaaacaacaacaacaacaacaacaacaacaacaagaacaataacaacaacaataacaacaaaaactacaacaacaacaaaaacaacgacaacaacaacaacaac aacaacaacaacaacaacaacaacaacaacaacaacaacaacaacaacaacaacaacaacaacaacaaaaactacaacaacaacaactacaactacaacaacaacaacaacaacatcatcctcaacaacaacaacaacaaca